The DNA region AAGAACATGCGTCATTAATTAATGTTTTTGGGAAAGGAATTTTATTAAAAGGGAAATCTGGGATTGGAAAGTCGGAAATGACATTAGAGTTAGTTAAAAAAAACCATTTGTTTGTTGGTGATGATCGTATTATTATTCAACAACGAAACAATAAATTATATGGACAATCACATGAAATGTTAAAAAATTTAATTGAGGTTCGTGGATTAGGAATTTTAGATTTAAGTAAAATTTATGGTTTGCAAGTTTTATTAGACGAAACGGCAATTGATTTAGTAATTGAATTAATTCACTTAGAGGATGAACAATATAAATCAATTGACCGTCTTGGTTCAGAATATAAATATATTAAAATTTTGGATACGCAAGTTCCAATTGTAACGATTCCTGTTACGTATGGACGAAATGTTAGTGAATTAGTTGAAACAGCTGTTTCAAAATTAAAACTAGAAGCAGCAGGAATTTCTTCGATGAAAACATTACAAGATCGTTTTAAAAAATATTCAAAATAGAAAAAGGAGTAGGGGCTTGTGAATTTAGCAACATGAATTGCCCATGATACGTATGGGAATTGATTTCGACCATATTGATTTTTAATTTTTTGTGGTTTTGCAATTACAATTATTTTGTCGTGAGTTAATTTTCGCAAGCGTCATATTCCAACGCAGGGATTATATTTAGGAATCTTTGTTATTTCACCAATTGCTTTATTAGGAGCTAGTTTTTTTGGAAAATATGATGTCAAAAATCCAATTTTCTTTTTTACTTTGTTTGCGTTTTGGCAACCAGGAATGAGTATTCATGGAGGTTTAATTTTTGGTTTAATTACAGGTTGAGTTTGATTTGGATTTGAATCACGAAAACACAATATTTCAATTTGAGTTTATGCTGATTTAATTGTTCCAAATATTTTATTGGCGCAGGCAATTGGTCGGTGAGGTAATTTTTTTAATCATGAGTTATTGGGGGCCGCTGTTGCACGAGAGCAGTTAATGTGACTACCAAGTTTTATTCGGGATAATTTGTTTAAATGATATGTTCCTAATCCAATTCCAAATAATTTTCATCCAACTGATGCGGTTGGAATTGGCGGTGGTCGTGTTAATCCAACTGATTTTAATAATGTACAATATTTTCAACCGATTTTTTTATATGAATCATTTGCTAATGTTTTATTATGAATTTTAATTGTGTTTGCATTACCGTTAATATTTCGTTATAGTTATTATTGACGGTTCAAGAAAGAAGAACCTGATTTTACGAAATTATCGTGAAAAGGGATTTGAGCAAAATGATATTATGATATTAAACCCGATCCAATGATAGTAAATAATCTATCACAGGAAGAAAATTTAAAAAAAATCTATTTTAAGAATAAGTATAAGATGACAAAAAAACAAGTAATAAAAACTAATTTTAAATATCAAGGGGCACGCCTTAAACAAATTTTAAAGGCTGATGGACGGAAGTTAGAAAAGGTAGAAAATCCACATCGATTAAAAATTTTACGTTGTGGGGTTCAAACAGGAATGTATATTGCTGGTTATAATATTATTCGGATAGTTTTAGAAACACAACGTGATGATCATGATTTATTTATTAAAAATATGCGTGTCCTTGATTATGTTATTCTTAGTTTAATGATTGGGATTGGCCTAATTTTAATATTGTTTGCACAGTGAATAGCTGTTATGAAATGAAGAAAAGGCGGATGATTGTATGAAAAACAATACTAATGAAATATATGATATGTTAATCATTGGCGCAGGACCAGGGGGTATAACTGCAGCAATTTATGGAGCCCGAGCAATGGCTAAAATTGCAATGATTGAAAAAGGGGCCCCCGGGGGAAAAGTAACAAAAACCAGTGAAATTGAGAACTATCCTGGGTTTGATAGTATTCAAGGTCCAGATTTGGCATTAAAAATGTTTGAACAAACCCAAAAACTAAACATTCCTTACTTAGCAGAACGAGTAACGAATATTACTAAAAAAGATAATTTATTTGAATTAGATTTATTATCAGGAGGTAAATTATTTGCTAAAGTAGTAATTGTGGCAACAGGAACTGTTGAACGAAAATTGGGAATTCCCGGAGAATTAGAGTTAAATAGTCGTGGTGTTTCATACTGTGCTGTTTGTGATGGAGCATTATACAAAGGAAAAGATGTCGTTGTTGTTGGTGGTGGTTATGCTGCAATTGAAGAAGCAATGTATTTAGCGCGGTTTGTTAATAAAGTTTATTTAGTTCATCGTCGTGATCAATTTCGTGCAGACATTAACATTGTTAATAAAGCAAAAGCTAATCCTAAAATTAATTTTATTGTTGATAGCATTGTAACAGAAATTAAAGATATTGATGCAAATCGTGTAACAGCAATTGTTGTAAAAAATGTTAAAACTGATGAAATAAGAAAGTTAGAAATTAGTGCAGTCTTTCCATATATTGGAGCAATTCCAATTAGTGATTTTGCAAAAAATTTAGATGTGTTAGATGAAAATGGTTACTTTATTGTGGATAATAAATGTTTAACAAAAGTACCAGGATTATATGCGGCTGGTGATGTTACAAATACCACATTACGGCAAATTGCGACGGCTGTTAGTGATGGAGCAAAAGCAGCTCAATTTGCTTTAGAATATCTTGATAATTGCTATTAAAAGGAAGAATTTACGATAAGATATATATTAGATAAAGCAAAAAAGAAAGCGAGAAAGTACTTATTATGAATAAAAAAGAATTAAAAGATGTAGAAGTTAATGGGAAAAAAGTTTTAGTTAGGGTTGATTTTAATGTGCCAATGAAAGATGGCCAAGTAACGGATGATAATCGAATTACAGCCGCATTACCAACAATTAAATATTTATTAGAGCATGATGCAAAAGTTATTTTGTTTTCACATTTAGGAAAAGTAAAAACAACAGATGATTTAAAAAAACGTGATATGGCTCCTGTTGCGAAAGTTTTAGAACAAAAATTAGGACAGCCAGTTAAATTTGTTAATGCTTTTGAAGGAAAAGAATTGGAAACAGCAATCAATGAAATGCAAGCACAAGATGTTATTTTATTTCAAAATACAAGATTTGCTGACATTCTTGATAAAGATGGTCAAATTAATGTTGATGATAATGGCAATGCAAAAGCAAAACGAGAAAGTAAAAATGATGCAGCATTAGGAAAATATTGAGCAAGTCTAGGTGATGTTTTTGTTAATGATGCTTTTGGAACAGTACATCGTGCTCACGCTTCAAATGTTGGAATTGCCTTAAATATTAGTG from Spiroplasma sp. NBRC 100390 includes:
- the hprK gene encoding HPr(Ser) kinase/phosphatase, which codes for MKKFIVKDIVDRFEYKILAGAKGLNREVKVYGLNRPGLELSGFDFEKNNINRRVVLLSNKEQLFVNTLSDAVKKERYEYILNENIPMIILTEKFTDKLLLTIAEKHNCPVVLAKNITTSRLYQVVLEFFDEHFAPIIEEHASLINVFGKGILLKGKSGIGKSEMTLELVKKNHLFVGDDRIIIQQRNNKLYGQSHEMLKNLIEVRGLGILDLSKIYGLQVLLDETAIDLVIELIHLEDEQYKSIDRLGSEYKYIKILDTQVPIVTIPVTYGRNVSELVETAVSKLKLEAAGISSMKTLQDRFKKYSK
- a CDS encoding prolipoprotein diacylglyceryl transferase is translated as MNLATWIAHDTYGNWFRPYWFLIFCGFAITIILSWVNFRKRHIPTQGLYLGIFVISPIALLGASFFGKYDVKNPIFFFTLFAFWQPGMSIHGGLIFGLITGWVWFGFESRKHNISIWVYADLIVPNILLAQAIGRWGNFFNHELLGAAVAREQLMWLPSFIRDNLFKWYVPNPIPNNFHPTDAVGIGGGRVNPTDFNNVQYFQPIFLYESFANVLLWILIVFALPLIFRYSYYWRFKKEEPDFTKLSWKGIWAKWYYDIKPDPMIVNNLSQEENLKKIYFKNKYKMTKKQVIKTNFKYQGARLKQILKADGRKLEKVENPHRLKILRCGVQTGMYIAGYNIIRIVLETQRDDHDLFIKNMRVLDYVILSLMIGIGLILILFAQWIAVMKWRKGGWLYEKQY
- the trxB gene encoding thioredoxin-disulfide reductase, translating into MKNNTNEIYDMLIIGAGPGGITAAIYGARAMAKIAMIEKGAPGGKVTKTSEIENYPGFDSIQGPDLALKMFEQTQKLNIPYLAERVTNITKKDNLFELDLLSGGKLFAKVVIVATGTVERKLGIPGELELNSRGVSYCAVCDGALYKGKDVVVVGGGYAAIEEAMYLARFVNKVYLVHRRDQFRADINIVNKAKANPKINFIVDSIVTEIKDIDANRVTAIVVKNVKTDEIRKLEISAVFPYIGAIPISDFAKNLDVLDENGYFIVDNKCLTKVPGLYAAGDVTNTTLRQIATAVSDGAKAAQFALEYLDNCY